The Gossypium hirsutum isolate 1008001.06 chromosome A03, Gossypium_hirsutum_v2.1, whole genome shotgun sequence genome contains the following window.
atacaataaaatgaaaaaaaacctGGCCAGCCGGAACATTGAGATCTCCGGTTAGCTTCACAGCTTCAACATATTCAAAGAACTCAACATCTGAAGATTCATCATCTGCATCACTCCAGCGACCATATTTACGCCTTAGCTGAACTATTTCAGTTCCATAAGGGCCAAATGCACCAACATAGAGGCCTACATTTCAATCAGCTGGTTTCAATAGATGATGCTTGGTATGtggagagaaaataaaataacatcaattAACACCacagagaaagagaaagagatcTTCTAAAGGTCCGGTTTTCTAATCTGGTTAGCAGTTCAATGTAGCTCTGCTGAGTTACAAACATTGTAGCAATAAACAGACAATGTAAAGAATTGACTCCATTAGGGGGAAAAAACATATCTCAAGAAATGTGTTCTTATGGAATCTATTTGACCATATAGCTTAAAAAAGCATATTAAAATCCATACAACTTACCAGTAAAGATTTATAAGGAGCTAAGCTTCAAATTTTAAGTTCTCTATCCTTTGAGGTAATAATTACCAAAAAGTGGGAATACTGAAACATTTTATAATTATGCAAGGCCCCTTGATAAAAAGAAACTCATAATTCCCTGCtattcatttaaaatatcatctagTTATCGTTACCGTCATTCACTCTtacaaatgttaaattttcaTTTCAGTGATTGCTTTAAATATTAAAAGGGGAACATCTTTCCAACAGTTATACGATGCTAGCAAGTTGCTATTATGtttattcataaaatatttttctcaagaacctaaatatctctgaGCTTTAGGTTCACAGTCTATTGTTTGTCTTTATAAATGCAGTGCACCAGTGACAAGAAAGGAAGATTGCTGGGAAAAAGAACAACGGTAGAACCCAAACCATGAGCTACTCAATACTAGAAAACCAGGCAGCTATGGTACTGATGTGTTACTTGACTATTTTCAGTGGAGGCCATTTATTCACTATAAAGAACACAGCCCAAGAGTAAGTAGCAACCAAAGAAATTACCAGTCCACTTCCTGTAAGTCTAGACAACCGTGAAGCATCATGGTACCGCTCTTCATCTATGGCACTTTGCAGATAAACAACAGATTCCAATAAATGCCAAAGCATAACAGCACTGTTTATTTGAGAGGCTTACAATCTCTTACCTTCAACTGAGACATGATTTCAGCTACACTGTCTTTTGAAGAAACCTCTGCAATAGCCAACTTTAACTTTGCAGCTTCTTCAAAGTCTTCCTTATCAATTGCATCCTCAAGTTGGAACTACAAGGTGGAGCATTCAATCAGGAAAAAAGAGAAGGATTCttacatatataacaatacatGTAACATGTATGgttacatgtaaaaatatatGAAGTACCAAATGCAATTTAATTGTAAAGTACAAACCGAAAGTGCAAACAAACCAAAGTTAAAGGCAAATTAGATGAGGTATATTCTACTAATTCACGCACTATACTCATAAGCAAAAAGTTTACCACTTGTAGCATTTCTTTTCATGCctttgtaataaaaataatgaaaacttgAAAAAGAAGACGGAGAGTAATGAATACCACAAATAAgaagcaaataaaataatttacaataTGCAGGTGGAAAACCAGCAGTTTCCTGAATACTTACTCCCTATTTCCCCTTGTTTTACACCAAATATTTACCCCCTTCTCCTCTTCCCCTTCCACTCTATAATCTACACGTTTTATATCCAAAGCCACCTGAGAGTCTCATTTCAATTTATCCTGCTGACACTAAGTGAGGTATAAAACCTAACAGCAACACAGAAGTCTAAAAATTCACTGTAAAAAACTTTCATGTTTATACACCTTCACTAAAGTGTAAGCTTCAAATTccctcttcctcttcttccttaGGTGAAAATAGAGAAAAGTGCACAAACTGCATGTAGTTCTATAACTACCAATTTTGGGGCAAGCTACCAATTTTTCATTTTGTAATATTTAGAAGTAGTTTATATGATAAAACGAACAAGGGGACTCAATTTGAACAAGAAACAACCAAATCAAGACTAGATAGAAACATGATAAATGGATAGGTAAAGATGTAAGCTTCAATTATCTATAACTACgaatatttgacaaattaaaaacCAAGATAAAAAAACACTTAGCAAAAAGGCTTACTTTGAGAACAGAAGTATAACTCTCAGCTTGTTCAATGACCATGAACAATACTATTTCAAAGAAAAAGTATCACATGAATCTGTCTATCAGAAATAAATATTGCAATGGAACTCACATAAGAAACTCTCCCAAGAAAACCAGTGTTTCCCCCAGAGCGTTGAGTGCCAGTAGACAAAAAGCCATTTGATCGCAAATTTTTCTGCAGCAGAATCAAAAGTGCTGAGGTGTTGGACAGCCAATAAGGTAAGGTTTCATTTTCAGCTCCAACCTGCAAAAAAGGCCAGACAAATAAAGAATCATACAATtcccaaattaaataaatatatatgtaattatttacaTACATATATTCATCCAATTCTCGTGCATAATAACATATTCCACTAAGGAATGCTTAAAGATAACTACTCTTATACTACTTGTTGTTCATCACaaattatatttgaatatttCTCAAGCATTTATAGTAACCAAACTCCTAAATTTCTACTCAACTTCAACTACAAACAAAGGTCAATAGAAACCAAAGAAGAGGCCCCACAACAAGGTTCAAAAAATTggatatgaaattataaaatgcCATCACAAACAGAAAGATAACAGCATAAACAAGCTCAAGTTCACCACCTTAAACTTTCTGCTAATACAAGGAAAAACCCagaaattttatgaaaatcaGAAAATCTTACATATATTTTTGAACCGTAGAAACCCAGATAACAAAAGCAAGCAGAAGTCTTAACAAATGAATAAAAAGTTtaccaaataaatatgaaattaaaacccCTTTTTTTGCCTCACAAACAGCCTGAACAATGAGATTTCTAAGCAAAATAAACATCAAGAACAATAAAATCAATAAACTTACCCAATCAATTAAACGGCTAATGCGAATCCAAAATCCAAAATCCCGTTTGTTTACAGAGAGGAAAAAAAGTAATTTCTCGGTAATcaaacagagaaagaaaagaaacaactaGCTGAAAATTATATCAACCAAAGTAAATTAATGAGAaggaaaagatttttttttatttttcattttaaaaaagagGATTAGGAAAACAGGGAAAAAACACTTTTTTTAGGATGCCGattttaggggggaaatttggggATAAAAGGGCGCcacttattttattgtatttttttttggcgtttttataaaaaaatgccgttattgtatattttttgtagcgttttttataaaaacgccactaatctctattttatattttattttatttttgtattttatttttatttattatcaatgttgttatttatttatcaatatttaaatatatcaaatggtttagattaaatattttttaaaataaaagtattaattggttgtataaaattttatcatttaacaaatatcaagtaaaccttaaatcctaaatcatttaatatatataaagtttatctattatctcttaaataatttaaactataatcataattttaaaatattaaaattaaaattatctcttttacaatcatataagaaattatttaatatataaattaaaaacactaattaatctaaaccattaATCTCTAAACTCTAAACTCTAAAATCCTAAAATATAAACCATTAACCCTGAACCcataacccctaacccttaaactataatacataaaccttaaaatagtaactcataaaccttaaacccttaatcatataccctaaattgtaaaccctaaactataatgattaattgattcaatatttttaaattaatattatcttttttacaattatataagaaaatatttatcatataaataaaaaacattaattaactaaaccctaaactcttaatctttaatccttaaaccctaaatcctaaatcctAAAATATAAACTCTTAATCCTagacccctaacccctaaaccataatccctaaacctataatccataaaacttaaaatagtaactcgtaaaccttaaacccttaatcaTATGCCCtaaatcataaaccttaaactataatgataattaattcaatattttaaaattaatactatctcttttacaattatataagaaaatatttaacatatgatgTACATCAACATCCATGTGatgttttttagggtttagtattttaggggttatagtttagggtttaagattttttaaggtttaggagtttaGTGTTTTAAGGAgtatagattagtgtttatgattttttggggtttaaggttttaggggttatatgatttttagcggcgttttaccaaaagcgccgctaatgctctgccTTTTAgaggcgttttaccaaaagcgccgctaatgctctggcttttagcggcgttttaccaaaagcgtcgctaatgctctagttttagcggcgttttaacaaAACACCTCTATTGCTCTATGTTTGacaatttttgtggcgttttttgataaaacaccgctaaagccctattttcctgtagtgaaaGGCAAAACTATAAATGGATGAAGGTGGAGAGGCTGTTGATTGATGAGGAAAGCAAGTCGTGGAGATATGATTTGCTATTGGAGCTGTTTTCACATGAAGATTCAGAGGCCATTAAGGCTATATCCCTTTGAGCCTTCAAACTCTATTGGAATGAGAGTTTGATAGGGATTTTTACTGTCAAGTCAGCATATTTTGTCTCAGTGGCCAAATATTTCATTACATATTCGAGGTTAATGTAAGGTGAAGATGTTTTCGGAACTTTGTAAGAGATGCATAGAGGTGGAGAATGGATGCAATATGTTTGGAGAATCTCTATCCAGACATTTTGGCCAGCATGAATGCTGGAGGCTTCATTTATGAAGGCTTCCTTGGGATGAACATGAATGAAAATTTCCATCAAGGGGTGTGGCGGAAACTATTTATATGCTTCCTTTGGTTCATTACCTGATCATTTTTCTTCTAAATCAAGTTGTTTTAGAATTTTCTTATCAATATATTTATCTTGCGTTGTGTTGAAGAAGGTGGCATTGGGTAAAACATTACATTTCAGTATCTCTGCATGACAATATGCCACAGATTTTGTCCTATCAATACACTGAAATTGACTGCCAACATTTTAAGAGCAAGTTTTCCAGGGTTTTTGCTGTAATTGTTACACTTAAACATTATATGGGCCAACAAAATTATGATACAAGGCACGTCAGTTAAACTACACATATTCTTGTATAAACAGAAACAGCCAAAAAGGTTACTTTCACTTCTATAGCCACAAAATTTAAGCTTTGgcaggaaaaaaaaataacaataacacaAACAAGATAGAATAAAAAAGGAATATATGAATATACCAACATTTTATTAACGAAAAAAATGACACTGACTATCTAATTTTATATTCAGATAATAACAAATCatcattactttttttttaaatcatttaagtTTAATTTCTAATAATATGTTATGAGatcaaatattaaatcaaaaagaTAATATTAACACAACATGAATATACTCTTCTACCAATAGCAGTAAAAACCATTAATAATGTCGATTTTGTTGTGAAGATATTTCATGGAAAAGGTTTTACCTCCTTATTTGTTAAGGCGGAACAGAAGGTTTTGATTTGCATTTGATTGTCCGAGCATAAAAGGGAAGCTGATGATTTGCTGGAATGCCCTCCAATTAATTAAGACTAACATGAGCACAAAATCAGAAAAGAGCTTTGTATATCCGTCATTCAATTTTATTATCTGTCTATGcaaagattattaatatcaaatttatatataaattttagttcaatgtataatttgatatatgagcttgatataattatacatttgaaactaaaattgtggttcatatgtatactaaaaactttaattttcattcaattgtataagtttaaataaatgaatGCATGCATTTACtttcatattggattaatataattgtttatgtatGAACATATCAATGTAAAATGGTGCTAATTCGATAATATTATTAGTGATTTgttaaaattgaatcaaatcaaaatttcattataaaattgAACGAAATCAAAGTTAAtgtatagttttaatatttatccctatATGATTTGCTGGTAAAGTTTTGCATATCCAATATTTCCATGTCCATTAGCAGGGGCGAAGCCAAAGGGGACTGGCATGGGCCCTGACCCctcctaaaatataaaattgttatttatgcccttaaaattttttaaaaattttatattaataaaggtaaaattataatttggcctcccctaaaattataaaaattcgatttaatcctttacaatttataaagatataaactataaaaaattaaaatttcatccaacccccctaaaaaattgttctggcttcgcccctgtccATTAGCAACTAAAAATCAAACATTGAGTATGTAAAggcttaatatatcatttgataCTCAAGTTTGACCTTTTTCTTTCTAATGTGGTAGTTGTGTTATCTCTTGGCCcaatttgacaaaagttatatattttggcaCCCCTAAGAAAAAACAATGTTAATTTTCTAATGTTTAATTCGAGTTttaagttgatttgataaaaattaattgctAATATAATGGGTTTGAATTtcttatgattttattaatagaataaatttagtattaattgtgaatttgtttaagtttgcatttaatttttcaaatataatccAACTGATGTGATTTAATTCGAGTTTTAGGGTTAATTTGAAGAAAGTTCAAATCAACCATAAAAGCCGAATTAAATACTAATAAATTAACATTGTTACCTTTGGATATTAAAATATGTAGCTTTTATCAAATATATGTATTCATTTGtagtaaaaaaataacataaaaaaatatcaaattatgtaTTAAGTCTatggtatttttgtaattatttatttttttgatatacGCTTAAATGAATATAAATcgtaacttaaaaataaaaatggtttgaAAAACTCATGATCACATGGTGGGACCTAGATTGGATGGTATGGTAGCATTCAAAACCAAGAATGCCTCTACTCAATTATATATGGACGGATAAAGAAAGGAAGGTTGGGGGTGGCCTGCTTCACTCACCTAATTATTTGCCGACATTTCCTCACAACCACACATCCCCTCCATATCTTTTTCACAATTCCCCAAGTGAGGGAATGAAACCAAAGGGAAAAAATCATCCTCGAAAACGCCTTTTTAGAACACCACACTTTGACACTATACCCGAATGCTAG
Protein-coding sequences here:
- the LOC107896895 gene encoding uncharacterized protein, with amino-acid sequence MYVNNYIYIYLIWELYDSLFVWPFLQVGAENETLPYWLSNTSALLILLQKNLRSNGFLSTGTQRSGGNTGFLGRVSYFQLEDAIDKEDFEEAAKLKLAIAEVSSKDSVAEIMSQLKSAIDEERYHDASRLSRLTGSGLASMLVHLALMELK